The genomic region GACGCCGTTCTCTCCGTCGGCGCGGCAATTGCCGCCCGGATCGAGCAGGGCTGGCAGGTCGTGGTCTGCACGCTGTTCGCCGGTGACCCGGACCTCCCGGTGCCACCGGGGGCGGCGGCCTTCCACCGGCACTGCGGCCTCGGCCAGGACGCCGTTGCCCAGCGCAGGCTGGAAGATCTCGCCGCGCTGGCCGAGCTCGGCGCGGTGCCCCGGCACCTCGGTTTCCCGGACGCGGTCTACCGGTGGGTCGACGGCCGGCCGCTGCACGACCGGCCGGGCGCGGTGCTCGATCCCGGCCTGCCGGCCGAGGAGGCACTGCGGGCCGAGCTGGGTGCGGCCATCGCCGGACTGCTCGAGGAGCTGGCCCCGGCGGAGGTCTGGACCTGCGCGGGCATCGGCGGGCACGTCGACCACCGGCACACCACCACGGTGGTACGCCAGGAATGCGCCCGCGCGGACCTGCCACTGACGCTGTGGGCCGACCTGCCCTACGCGCTCACCGGACAGGACCCGCACCC from Crossiella sp. CA-258035 harbors:
- a CDS encoding PIG-L family deacetylase, which produces MLLAFSPHLDDAVLSVGAAIAARIEQGWQVVVCTLFAGDPDLPVPPGAAAFHRHCGLGQDAVAQRRLEDLAALAELGAVPRHLGFPDAVYRWVDGRPLHDRPGAVLDPGLPAEEALRAELGAAIAGLLEELAPAEVWTCAGIGGHVDHRHTTTVVRQECARADLPLTLWADLPYALTGQDPHPVACTTPEPAHLARKLAAAAHYRSQLPVLFPQGTDWQAALGAAEAWWPAAVPRARAGASGT